One Streptomyces sp. B21-105 genomic region harbors:
- a CDS encoding bacterial proteasome activator family protein, whose amino-acid sequence MEMSRNERSPENAQKILVVGQDGMAMGGIDADEDSREIPVTEQVEQPAKVMRIGSMIKQLLEEVRAAPLDEASRARLKEIHSSSVKELEDGLAPELVEELERLSLPFNEESTPSDAELRIAQAQLVGWLEGLFHGIQTTLFAQQMAARAQLEQMRRALPPGVGHEGGDDPRAGGRTGGPYL is encoded by the coding sequence ATGGAGATGTCGAGGAACGAAAGGTCGCCGGAGAACGCCCAGAAGATCCTGGTCGTCGGCCAGGACGGCATGGCGATGGGCGGCATCGACGCCGACGAGGACTCCCGTGAGATCCCGGTGACGGAGCAGGTCGAGCAGCCCGCGAAGGTGATGCGGATCGGCAGCATGATCAAGCAACTGCTCGAGGAGGTGCGCGCGGCTCCTCTGGACGAGGCGAGCCGGGCCCGGCTGAAGGAGATCCACTCGAGCTCGGTGAAGGAGCTGGAGGACGGCCTGGCGCCGGAACTGGTCGAGGAGCTGGAGCGGCTCTCTCTGCCCTTCAACGAGGAGTCGACGCCGAGCGACGCGGAGCTGCGCATCGCGCAGGCTCAGTTGGTCGGTTGGCTGGAGGGCCTCTTCCACGGCATCCAGACCACCCTGTTCGCGCAGCAGATGGCCGCGCGCGCCCAGCTGGAGCAGATGCGCCGCGCCCTGCCGCCGGGCGTCGGCCACGAAGGCGGCGACGACCCGCGCGCGGGCGGCCGCACCGGCGGACCGTACCTGTAG
- a CDS encoding NAD(P)H-quinone oxidoreductase — MYAITIPEPGGPEALVWDEVPDPVPGEGEVLVEVVASAVNRADILQRQGFYAPPPGASRHPGLECSGRIAALGPGVSGWNVGDEVCALLAGGGYAQRVAVPAGQLLPVPQGVDLRQAAALPEVTSTVWSNVFMISHLRPGETLLVHGGSSGIGTMAVQLAKAVGAKVAVTAGTAEKLDRCAELGADILINYREQDFVAELEKATDGAGADVILDNMGAKYLDRNVRALAVNGRLAIIGMQGGVKAELNIGMLLGKRAAVSATSLRARPREEKAAIVAAVREHVWPLLAGGHVRPVVDRELPMSEAAAAHRVVEESGHVGKVLLIAPENAS, encoded by the coding sequence GGTCTGGGACGAGGTCCCCGATCCCGTACCCGGCGAGGGCGAGGTCCTGGTCGAGGTGGTGGCCAGCGCCGTCAACCGCGCCGACATCCTGCAGCGGCAGGGGTTCTACGCCCCGCCGCCCGGGGCTTCTCGCCACCCGGGCCTGGAGTGCTCCGGCCGGATCGCCGCGCTCGGCCCGGGGGTGTCCGGCTGGAACGTCGGCGACGAGGTGTGCGCGCTGCTTGCGGGCGGCGGATACGCGCAGCGGGTCGCCGTGCCGGCCGGCCAGCTGCTGCCGGTGCCGCAGGGCGTCGACCTGCGGCAGGCGGCCGCGCTGCCCGAGGTCACCAGCACCGTCTGGTCGAACGTCTTCATGATCTCCCACCTCCGGCCGGGCGAGACGCTGCTGGTGCACGGCGGGTCCAGCGGCATCGGCACCATGGCGGTCCAGCTGGCCAAGGCCGTCGGCGCGAAGGTCGCCGTCACCGCGGGCACCGCCGAGAAACTGGACCGGTGCGCCGAGCTGGGCGCCGACATCCTCATCAACTACCGCGAGCAGGACTTCGTCGCCGAGCTGGAGAAGGCCACCGACGGCGCCGGCGCCGACGTCATCCTCGACAACATGGGCGCGAAGTACCTGGACCGCAATGTGCGGGCCCTCGCCGTCAACGGCAGGCTGGCGATCATCGGCATGCAGGGCGGCGTCAAGGCGGAGCTGAACATCGGCATGCTCCTCGGGAAGCGGGCCGCCGTCAGCGCGACTTCGCTGCGGGCCCGGCCGCGGGAGGAGAAGGCCGCCATCGTGGCGGCCGTGCGCGAGCACGTCTGGCCGCTGCTCGCGGGCGGTCACGTGCGGCCCGTCGTCGACCGCGAACTGCCGATGAGTGAGGCGGCCGCCGCCCACCGCGTCGTCGAGGAGAGCGGCCACGTCGGCAAGGTCCTGCTGATCGCCCCTGAGAACGCATCCTGA